AACCTTATGAATTTTGAATACCACGTTAATTTTTAAGTTCAATGTATAttcactaaaaaaatttaacaaacacAAAATTTGAATCAAACTTATTCAGTTCgagctaattttttttatctcctaaaaatataaattatgctAAATAATCTAACGTGTGGATTTTATAAATTGCAAGTCAATTTTTGAGGCATTTTGATAAAGATATTGCTCCGTCAATTAAGGGGTTAGTtgtttttactaatattattaattattatcttattttcatatatttattttaatttattaatgcCCAAGAATCATACAGTTTCCATTTGGAAGTTATCCACTTTGTTCCTTTGTTTTTTTGGATTTCACCTGGTGTTCGGTGTTATCTGACTCCGATTAATTTGAATATAcgttataattatatgatattttcgaattttgagatttaaataaatttttctaaatcataattttgcATATGCCttctatattttgaatatttaagaataaataaCTAAAGCCTTCGAAGAAAAtgtaaataataagaaaaactaaataatGTGGAGGGTATTTTGGTAAACTAACAATTTATTCTTAGAAATTATGTAATGAATACAAGTTTGAATACGATGAACCAAACAAGTAATATAAACTAATCCCAACATAACTAATCCTAGTATAACTAATCCAGTAGAACTTATTCCGACATAACTTGTATACAAGCCAAACAAAACCTTGTATTATAATATTACAAACCCTCTATGAATTTCTTGAGATTGTCATGTGAAGAACCTCCAATTTTTAAAGCATCCAAAGCCAAATTTCTCCATTTCTTCacattcctttttatttcttcccCCTTTTCTCCATTTTCCATTAAAATTCCCAAACACCTCTTTAACTCTTCTTTTTTTACAAGTCCTTCCACTTCTTTTACTCTAACTCCAATTCCCCAAACTTCCTCCAACATTTTGGCATTTGTTGTTTGGTCAGAAAATTGTGGATACCCCACAATAGGTACTCCACTCACCAGACTTTCTAGAGTCGAATTCCATCCACAGTGTGTAACAAAACACCCTATCGACTTATGGCATAGTACCTCCATTTGTGAACACCAAGGCATAATTAAACCTAATTTTTCGTCTATTATAACATCGTCACATTCAagattcttcttttttccttcgTCTTCCCCTTTTCTCCTCGTCCATAAAANGCATAGTACCTCCATTTGTGAACACCAAGGCACAATTAAACCTAATTTTTCGTCTATTATGACATCGTCACATTCAagattcttcttttttccttcgTCTTCCCCTTTTCTCCTCGTCCATAAAAAAGGCCTTTCACTTTCTAATAATCCGCGTAAAATTTCTCTCTCTTGTTCTTTCTTTAACACGGCTAAGCTCCCGAACGATACATACACAACAGAGCCCTCAGGTCTCGAATCCAACCATTGATGATAGTTTTTTTCGGGTTTATCAAATAATTCACATCCAAATGACTTGTCCTTAGGGTCATTTCCGTCAGAAAAAGCTAAGGGAACCAAAGGGCCTATCGAAAACATCCTGAATTTATCGATAACTCTCATGGATTTTTCTTCTAACGCGTTGAACGTGTTGATGAGTACATAAGAATTTGGatcattttcaagattttgtaTGTGTTCTCTCAAAATAGGTATCATGATTGAAGAAAGATGATTATTAGGTAAAACTATAGTAGGAATATCATTGCATGAAAATAAGGGCAATTCCGGAATTTCAATAGGAAAGGAGGGCATAACCGTAAAATCGCTAGCGGAGTTACTATAAACTCCGTTAGTGGAATTTAACAAATGGTAATAAATTGCAAAAGCAGTACCACATTGAATGACAAGAAAAGCTGACGGCACGTGTATCTCACGCGCCACCACCGCAACCCACGGCAAGAGAATTGTGTAGACCAAGAATGTAACGGGGTGACCCTCGTCGGAAAATTTCCGAACGAGATCTTTGAGGTTTTTCGATCCGTTTATCTTTAAATCGTTCATGAAATAATCGACTGTGTTGTTCGAATTCATCCAAGAATCATCGTCGCACCCATCGGAGAACGAGGAATAGAATAGCCCGTCTTGTGTTGGAAGGTTGTTCATTCGGTTAAGGCCGTAAACGGTCGTGATGAAGGTGGCGCGTGCACCGGCGCGTGCTAGGTTTTTGGCTAGTTGGAGAGTGGGGTTTATGTGGCCTTGTGCAGGCAAAGAAATAACAAGGAAATGTTGTTTATTCATGtttgattaatataatatatgataattaagtgagttcaaattttattattgtgaaatttatgagatgttatacatatatatatatagggggTGTCAAAAGGTAAAAAGTCCACAAGTCGGGTGTgtacattaaattaataaatataattaatgataaaattaatatacttttgactaaaatataaatacttttttgGCTAAAAGATTTAGTGCATCGAGTGTTTAAACTTATTTGGATCgattgaaatgatttttaattaaaataaataaaaagtagagGGAGATCtgcttttgatttttgatttaatttaagtcattttgattttgtcaaacactttctaacttatttttttagtaattttttatatttttcaaacattTCTAGAAGTCAAAAACCGACTTAAAAATAGATTTGACCAATTTGTAAGTCAATCCATACATCCTCGAAGAGGATTCAGAATATATAGAAGTAAACACGTAAATGAAAGAAGCAAATGAAATTCAGAATCTACAATACATACGTAAATAATATTTCTATCTTTATATATCCAGTATAATATTCTG
This portion of the Solanum pennellii chromosome 12, SPENNV200 genome encodes:
- the LOC107006818 gene encoding UDP-glycosyltransferase 75C1-like, with translation MNKQHFLVISLPAQGHINPTLQLAKNLARAGARATFITTVYGLNRMNNLPTQDGLFYSSFSDGCDDDSWMNSNNTVDYFMNDLKINGSKNLKDLVRKFSDEGHPVTFLVYTILLPWVAVVAREIHVPSAFLVIQCGTAFAIYYHLLNSTNGVYSNSASDFTVMPSFPIEIPELPLFSCNDIPTIVLPNNHLSSIMIPILREHIQNLENDPNSYVLINTFNALEEKSMRVIDKFRMFSIGPLVPLAFSDGNDPKDKSFGCELFDKPEKNYHQWLDSRPEGSVVYVSFGSLAVLKKEQEREILRGLLESERPFLWTRRKGEDEGKKKNLECDDVIIDEKLGLIVPWCSQMEVLCHKSIGCFVTHCGWNSTLESLVSGVPIVGYPQFSDQTTNAKMLEEVWGIGVRVKEVEGLVKKEELKRCLGILMENGEKGEEIKRNVKKWRNLALDALKIGGSSHDNLKKFIEGL